In Streptomyces seoulensis, the following are encoded in one genomic region:
- a CDS encoding PP2C family protein-serine/threonine phosphatase has product MEYRGRREQRRIVGRGVAWLVPLVLLAAIVTVDFQTAEKFRVVSWIILVPSIAAAICGVGATITFALLSLVTYLAVDTAFPERYRAGTADFVLLALGGALAVIASVVRVRRDRQGLHMRDIAETTRRTVLRPLPPDWGGLEHAGVYLAADVDARVGGDFYDIQPGPNGTRVLLGDVQGKGLGAVETAAALLGTFREAAYHEPDLATVADRLEVRMSRHRGHTAALGRYDGDRFATALLLGFPRDARDVVEVINFGHEPPLAVGPRGVRPLPGGERLPIGFGDLTGGAGPGAEPGPPACRERLDQDETLLMVTDGVTEARDRAGDFYPLLDDVARAVAADPGRPAPRRLVRLVREGVLRHTRDRLGDDTTVFALRRLPEPQPEARPRSTTGRPSPS; this is encoded by the coding sequence ATGGAGTACCGGGGCCGGCGCGAGCAGCGGCGGATCGTGGGCCGGGGCGTCGCATGGCTGGTGCCGCTGGTGCTGCTGGCGGCCATCGTGACGGTGGACTTCCAGACGGCCGAGAAGTTCCGTGTCGTCTCCTGGATCATCCTGGTGCCGAGCATCGCCGCCGCGATCTGCGGGGTCGGCGCGACCATCACGTTCGCCCTGCTGTCCCTGGTCACCTACCTCGCCGTGGACACCGCCTTTCCCGAGCGCTACCGGGCGGGCACCGCCGACTTCGTACTGCTCGCGCTCGGCGGGGCGCTCGCCGTGATCGCCTCCGTGGTGCGGGTGCGCCGGGACCGGCAGGGCCTGCACATGCGGGACATCGCCGAGACCACCCGCCGTACGGTGCTGCGTCCCCTGCCGCCGGACTGGGGCGGTCTGGAGCACGCGGGCGTGTACCTGGCCGCCGACGTGGACGCGCGGGTGGGCGGCGACTTCTACGACATCCAGCCCGGCCCGAACGGCACCCGGGTACTCCTCGGGGACGTGCAGGGCAAGGGGCTCGGCGCGGTGGAGACGGCCGCCGCGCTGCTGGGCACCTTCCGCGAGGCGGCGTACCACGAGCCCGACCTGGCGACCGTCGCCGACCGGCTGGAGGTGCGGATGTCCCGCCACCGGGGGCACACCGCCGCGCTGGGCCGGTACGACGGCGACCGGTTCGCCACCGCGCTGCTGCTGGGCTTCCCCCGGGACGCGCGGGACGTCGTCGAGGTGATCAACTTCGGCCATGAGCCGCCGCTCGCCGTGGGCCCGCGCGGAGTGCGTCCGCTGCCCGGCGGGGAGCGGCTGCCGATCGGCTTCGGGGACCTCACGGGGGGCGCGGGGCCCGGCGCGGAACCGGGGCCGCCGGCCTGCCGGGAGCGGCTGGACCAGGACGAGACGCTGCTGATGGTGACGGACGGGGTGACCGAGGCCCGCGACCGCGCCGGGGATTTCTACCCGCTGCTGGACGACGTGGCGCGCGCGGTCGCCGCTGACCCCGGCCGGCCCGCGCCCCGGCGGCTGGTGCGCCTGGTCCGCGAGGGCGTGCTGCGGCACACCCGGGACCGGCTCGGCGACGACACCACCGTCTTCGCGCTGCGCAGGCTGCCCGAGCCGCAGCCGGAGGCCCGGCCCCGGTCCACGACCGGGCGACCTTCGCCGTCCTGA
- a CDS encoding LCP family protein, with protein MTGSSLRTEDTGAPDTTGETVRPPRRRTTRVLRWTALAVALLLLGTAAAGYLYYRHLNGNLAKAPLNLGDSPNPSATPDAAGRTPLNILLIGSDSRNTADDLELGGSKGDVGRPPLADVQMLLHVSADRNDMSVISLPRDTMVPIPRCTDPVTKKVYPELSLAMANESLGRGGPGCTVATWMRLTGIPVDHFMMVDFSGVVAMADAIGGVPVCVRQNVYSHTADGHGSGLRLRAGTHPVKGRQALQWLRTRYGFEDGSDVGRTHAQHMYMNSMVRQLRADATLGNPAEMRRLAEAATSALTVDEGLGTVKKLYDLSMELQKVPTERITMTTLPTTPWSQDRDRLVPAADDADKLVSMVRDDVPLDGRGTKDPGPKATDPAAPPAEITVRVENGTGAGLESLAPERAGAVAGILRDHGFTHTIEEKTAAAEPGTSVLYSGTMLRGDALAVAEELNIPAARVRAVDDARDITLVVGADWPSGDRFPEPAKREVPKSAAVLGGDRTDACMKIQEGFTW; from the coding sequence ATGACGGGTAGCAGCCTGCGCACGGAGGACACCGGGGCACCGGACACCACCGGCGAGACCGTACGGCCACCCCGCAGGCGCACCACACGCGTCCTGCGCTGGACCGCCCTCGCCGTCGCCCTGCTCCTGCTCGGCACCGCAGCCGCCGGCTACCTCTACTACCGGCACCTCAACGGCAACCTCGCCAAGGCCCCGCTCAACCTCGGCGACAGCCCCAACCCCTCGGCCACCCCGGACGCGGCGGGCCGCACCCCGCTGAACATCCTGCTGATCGGCTCGGACAGCCGGAACACCGCCGACGACCTCGAACTCGGCGGCTCCAAGGGCGACGTGGGCCGCCCCCCGCTGGCGGACGTGCAGATGCTGCTGCACGTCTCGGCGGACCGGAACGACATGTCGGTGATCAGCCTGCCCCGCGACACCATGGTCCCGATCCCCCGCTGCACCGACCCCGTCACCAAGAAGGTGTACCCGGAGCTGAGCCTGGCGATGGCCAACGAGTCGCTGGGCCGGGGCGGGCCCGGCTGCACGGTCGCCACCTGGATGCGGCTCACCGGCATCCCCGTGGACCACTTCATGATGGTCGACTTCTCCGGCGTGGTCGCCATGGCCGACGCCATCGGGGGCGTCCCGGTCTGCGTGAGACAGAACGTCTACTCGCACACCGCCGACGGCCACGGCTCCGGCCTCAGGCTGCGGGCGGGCACCCACCCGGTCAAGGGCAGGCAGGCCCTGCAGTGGCTGCGCACCCGCTACGGCTTCGAGGACGGCAGCGACGTCGGCCGCACCCACGCCCAGCACATGTACATGAACTCGATGGTCCGCCAGCTCCGCGCCGACGCCACCCTCGGCAACCCCGCCGAGATGCGGCGCCTCGCCGAGGCCGCGACCAGCGCGCTCACCGTCGACGAGGGCCTCGGCACGGTCAAGAAGCTGTACGACCTGTCGATGGAGCTGCAGAAGGTGCCCACCGAGCGGATCACCATGACCACGCTGCCCACCACGCCCTGGTCACAGGACCGCGACCGCCTGGTGCCCGCCGCCGACGACGCCGACAAGCTCGTCTCCATGGTCCGCGACGACGTCCCGCTGGACGGCCGCGGCACCAAGGACCCCGGCCCGAAGGCCACCGACCCGGCCGCGCCGCCCGCCGAGATCACGGTCCGGGTCGAGAACGGCACCGGCGCGGGCCTGGAGTCCCTTGCTCCCGAACGCGCCGGGGCGGTCGCCGGCATCCTCCGCGACCACGGCTTCACCCACACCATCGAGGAGAAGACGGCCGCCGCCGAGCCCGGCACCTCCGTCCTGTACTCCGGCACCATGCTCAGGGGCGACGCCCTCGCGGTGGCCGAGGAGCTGAACATCCCCGCCGCCCGCGTCCGCGCGGTGGACGACGCCCGGGACATCACCCTCGTCGTCGGCGCCGACTGGCCCTCCGGCGACCGCTTCCCCGAACCGGCCAAGCGCGAGGTCCCCAAGTCGGCGGCCGTCCTGGGCGGCGACAGGACGGACGCCTGCATGAAGATCCAGGAGGGCTTCACCTGGTGA
- a CDS encoding helix-turn-helix domain-containing protein: protein MPERDGPEVVGRRVQRLRAERGMTQRQLAEPAYTPAYISTLEAGRVRASDDALRHIADRLGVTYDELASGRPAGLATALRLRLTEAERVLADGRAEEAGERYAALLAEAAEHGLVPEQAAALLGLGECALETGELGAARSHFEQAEELLSGETLPVRVPAIRGRAVAHYLAGELRYAVYLLESALDGLNRGGLHDPDALLHLYTAVIGPYMDMGAHARAAQAAEFALALAPRAEDPALIARMHRSVARTLLAEGRHAEADASLAKAAGLYRQLRLRTELANCHWMRGYVHAQAGELDRAEHELRQALEMLAETRAALYRSQAAVELADVLHRRGRPTEAASLLDGVLGDFSSERGAVHAAAAHRLLGIIAEDADETDSAEEHYVRALSLLERAGAAGDLADLCRLLGDLLRRTGRTEAALDAYRTGLGHRTTPGTTTLGPAPAGPPF, encoded by the coding sequence ATGCCGGAGCGGGACGGGCCCGAGGTGGTCGGGCGGCGCGTGCAACGGCTGCGCGCCGAACGCGGTATGACACAGCGACAGTTGGCCGAGCCCGCCTACACCCCCGCCTACATCTCCACCCTGGAGGCGGGCCGGGTGCGCGCCTCCGACGACGCCCTGCGGCACATCGCGGACCGGCTCGGCGTCACCTACGACGAGCTGGCCTCCGGCCGCCCCGCCGGGCTCGCCACCGCCCTCCGGCTCCGGCTCACCGAGGCGGAGCGGGTGCTGGCGGACGGCCGTGCCGAGGAGGCCGGGGAGCGGTACGCGGCCCTGCTGGCCGAGGCGGCGGAGCACGGCCTCGTCCCCGAACAGGCCGCCGCGCTGCTGGGACTTGGCGAATGCGCGCTGGAGACCGGCGAACTCGGGGCAGCGCGGAGCCACTTCGAGCAGGCGGAGGAACTGCTGTCCGGCGAGACCCTCCCGGTACGGGTGCCCGCCATACGCGGCCGGGCCGTGGCGCACTATCTCGCCGGTGAACTCCGCTATGCGGTCTACCTGTTGGAGTCCGCGCTCGACGGACTCAACCGGGGCGGGCTGCACGACCCGGACGCCCTGCTGCATCTGTACACCGCCGTCATCGGCCCCTACATGGACATGGGCGCCCACGCCCGCGCTGCCCAGGCCGCCGAGTTCGCGCTCGCGCTCGCCCCGCGCGCCGAGGACCCCGCGCTGATCGCCCGGATGCACCGCTCGGTCGCCCGCACGCTGCTCGCCGAGGGCCGGCACGCCGAGGCGGACGCCTCCCTCGCCAAGGCGGCCGGGCTCTACCGGCAGCTCCGGCTGCGCACCGAGCTGGCCAACTGCCACTGGATGCGCGGCTACGTCCACGCCCAGGCGGGCGAACTGGACCGCGCCGAGCACGAGTTGCGCCAGGCGCTGGAGATGCTGGCCGAGACCCGCGCCGCGCTCTACCGCAGCCAGGCCGCGGTCGAACTGGCCGACGTCCTGCACCGCCGGGGCCGGCCCACCGAGGCCGCCTCCCTCCTCGACGGCGTCCTCGGCGACTTCTCCTCCGAACGCGGCGCCGTCCACGCCGCCGCCGCCCACCGCCTCCTCGGCATCATCGCCGAGGACGCGGACGAGACGGACTCCGCCGAGGAGCACTACGTACGCGCCCTGAGCCTCCTCGAACGAGCGGGCGCAGCAGGCGACTTGGCCGACCTCTGCCGACTCCTGGGCGACCTCCTCCGCCGCACCGGCCGCACCGAAGCAGCCCTGGACGCGTACCGGACGGGCCTGGGCCACCGCACCACACCGGGCACGACCACGCTGGGCCCGGCCCCGGCGGGACCGCCGTTCTAG
- a CDS encoding nucleoside hydrolase has translation MQPVVPVIIDCDTGVDDALALLLAVRHPGLDLRAVTCVAGNTDVDGVVRNTLTVLELAGAPAIPVARGAERPLLEPARPARHVHGSDGMGDLGLPAPTRAPAAVDAVTLLRREILASPRPVTLIPTAPLTNIALLLRTHPEVTRNIERIVFMGGAVGVGNATPVAEFNVWHDPEAAAILLGADVPITMYGLDVFTRVVVPGTEVRRLRASAEPGAKLAGDLLSHRPSAPGTTPDDEEAGGLGDAGAVCAVADPAGLTTRPLPVEVSLAPGPARGQTIVDLRPRPGESEIHGGTRARPLVDVALDVDVTRYVDLYLKTVERP, from the coding sequence GTGCAGCCCGTGGTGCCCGTGATCATCGACTGCGACACCGGCGTCGACGACGCCCTGGCCCTGCTCCTCGCCGTCCGCCACCCCGGACTCGACCTGCGCGCGGTGACCTGCGTGGCCGGGAACACCGACGTGGACGGCGTGGTCCGCAACACCCTCACCGTGCTGGAGCTGGCCGGCGCCCCCGCCATCCCGGTGGCCCGGGGCGCCGAACGCCCGCTGCTGGAGCCCGCCCGCCCGGCCCGCCACGTCCACGGCAGCGACGGCATGGGCGACCTCGGCCTGCCCGCCCCCACCCGCGCCCCGGCCGCCGTGGACGCCGTCACCCTGCTGCGCCGGGAGATCCTCGCCTCCCCGCGCCCGGTGACCCTGATCCCCACCGCGCCCCTGACCAACATCGCCCTGCTGCTGCGCACCCACCCCGAGGTCACGCGCAACATCGAGCGGATCGTCTTCATGGGCGGCGCGGTCGGCGTCGGCAACGCCACCCCGGTCGCGGAGTTCAACGTCTGGCACGACCCCGAGGCGGCCGCGATCCTGCTCGGCGCGGACGTACCGATCACGATGTACGGCCTCGACGTGTTCACCCGCGTCGTGGTCCCCGGCACCGAGGTGCGCCGCCTGCGCGCCTCCGCCGAGCCCGGCGCGAAACTCGCCGGCGACCTGCTCTCCCACCGCCCCAGCGCCCCCGGCACCACACCGGACGACGAGGAGGCGGGCGGCCTCGGCGACGCGGGCGCGGTCTGCGCGGTCGCCGACCCGGCCGGCCTCACCACCCGCCCGCTCCCGGTCGAGGTCAGCCTCGCCCCCGGTCCGGCACGCGGCCAGACGATCGTGGACCTGCGCCCCCGCCCCGGCGAGTCCGAGATCCACGGCGGCACCCGCGCCCGCCCCCTGGTGGACGTGGCCCTGGACGTCGACGTGACCCGCTACGTGGACCTGTACCTGAAGACGGTGGAACGCCCCTGA
- a CDS encoding glycoside hydrolase family 13 protein: MADLSSRNPDWWRQAVIYQVYPRSFADADGDGLGDLAGVTARLDHLATLGVDALWLSPFYPSELADGGYDVADHRGVDPRLGTLADFDALAAEAHRLGLKVVVDLVPNHTSHRHPWFQEALLSAPGSAARARHVFRPGRGTYGELPPTDWQSVFGDSAWTRVPDGDWYLHLFAPEQPDLDWSHPEVREDFRTTLRFWSDRGVDGFRVDVAHGLAKDLTEPLRDVGGIGATGEEALPRIAPGSHPYWDRDEVHEIYRDWRTLLDTYDPPRTAVAEAWVPDTRRALYARPDELGQAFNFEYLETGWDADRLRRAITASLTEAHTVGASATWVLSNHDVVRHASRLILPPGTDLDAWLRSGGTDPATDPEAGLRRARAATLLMLALPGSAYLYQGEELGLPEVADLPAAALRDPVWEQSGHTRRGRDGSRVPLPWTVRGPSYGFGPGPAWLPQPESFARYAVEAQTGAEGSTLELYRTALRLRRKLLQGEELSWTPGAPPGVLDFTRAPGWRCLTNLTTEPVARPAGELLLSSTPLSEPDVLPPDTTVWLG, translated from the coding sequence ATGGCGGACCTCTCGTCCAGGAACCCCGACTGGTGGCGGCAGGCCGTCATCTACCAGGTCTATCCCCGCAGCTTCGCGGACGCGGACGGCGACGGCCTGGGCGACCTCGCGGGCGTCACCGCCCGCCTGGACCACCTGGCCACGCTCGGCGTCGACGCCCTGTGGCTCAGCCCCTTCTACCCCTCCGAACTGGCCGACGGCGGCTACGACGTCGCCGACCACCGGGGCGTCGACCCCCGCCTCGGCACCCTGGCCGACTTCGACGCGCTGGCCGCGGAGGCCCACCGGCTGGGCCTGAAGGTCGTCGTCGACCTCGTCCCCAACCACACCTCCCACCGCCACCCCTGGTTCCAGGAGGCCCTGCTCTCCGCGCCCGGCTCGGCGGCCCGCGCCCGCCACGTCTTCCGGCCCGGCAGAGGCACGTACGGCGAACTCCCGCCCACCGACTGGCAGTCGGTGTTCGGCGACAGCGCCTGGACCCGCGTCCCGGACGGCGACTGGTACCTGCACCTGTTCGCCCCCGAGCAGCCCGACCTCGACTGGTCGCACCCCGAGGTCCGCGAGGACTTCCGCACCACCCTGCGCTTCTGGTCCGACCGGGGCGTGGACGGCTTCCGCGTGGACGTCGCCCACGGCCTCGCCAAGGACCTCACCGAACCCCTGCGGGACGTCGGGGGCATCGGCGCCACCGGCGAGGAGGCCCTGCCCCGGATCGCCCCCGGCAGCCACCCCTACTGGGACCGGGACGAGGTCCACGAGATCTACCGCGACTGGCGCACCCTGCTGGACACCTACGACCCGCCCCGCACCGCCGTCGCCGAAGCCTGGGTCCCCGACACCCGCCGCGCCCTGTACGCCCGCCCGGACGAACTCGGCCAGGCGTTCAACTTCGAGTATCTGGAGACCGGTTGGGACGCGGACCGACTCCGCCGCGCCATCACCGCCTCCCTCACCGAGGCGCACACCGTCGGCGCCTCGGCCACCTGGGTGCTCTCCAACCACGACGTGGTCCGGCACGCCTCCCGCCTGATCCTGCCGCCCGGCACCGACCTGGACGCCTGGCTCCGCTCGGGCGGCACCGACCCCGCCACCGACCCGGAGGCAGGGCTGCGCCGGGCCCGCGCCGCGACCCTGCTGATGCTGGCGCTGCCCGGCTCGGCCTACCTCTACCAGGGCGAGGAACTGGGCCTGCCCGAGGTCGCCGACCTGCCCGCGGCGGCCCTGCGCGACCCGGTCTGGGAGCAGTCGGGGCACACCCGCAGGGGCCGGGACGGCAGTCGCGTACCCCTGCCGTGGACGGTCAGGGGACCCTCGTACGGCTTCGGGCCCGGACCGGCGTGGCTGCCGCAGCCGGAGTCGTTCGCCCGGTACGCCGTCGAGGCGCAGACCGGCGCCGAGGGCTCCACGCTGGAGCTGTACCGCACCGCGCTCCGGCTGCGCCGCAAGCTGCTCCAGGGCGAGGAACTCAGCTGGACGCCCGGCGCCCCGCCCGGCGTCCTGGACTTCACCCGCGCCC